In the Trichoderma atroviride chromosome 4, complete sequence genome, TTgaggaggccaagcagcGAGCCGATGTCGATCATGAAGAGAAGGTTTGATAAACTCGTTCTCTTGGCGTTCTCATGATGTTCTCATGAAATATACAGAAACTGCTCAGATGCGACGTAGATTTATAGCGCGGAGTGGCTTTATTTACAGAATGAAAACTTGCTCTCCAATTCTTCATAACAGTCGTCCATACACACTttatagctattttttaGAGTTTCCAAGTCATATTTCAACAACTAAAGAACTGACGCTCAGATTTATTATGATGTTTtaattatcttttatttcttctttcaatcGGACAATGCTTTCTCTGCAGCACCTCTAGCGTGCAGTTCCAAAGTATTAAACATCGGAATATTTGGCCGATCCTTCTGTTCAATGAGCAACGGGATCTCTGTGCAGCCCAAAATAACGCCCTGAGCTCCTCGAGAAACCAAGCTGTCGACGATTTTGAGGTATCCCTGTCTAGATTCCTCGGTGAATTGTGATTTGGCGAGTTCGTTGAAAATCACGTCGTCCACAtatttctgctcttcttccgtgGGCACAATGACGTTTATTCCAAAGCGGGTTAAGAATTCGTTGGGCAAGTAAGTTGACGCCATCGTAGCTTTAGTACCCAGCAAGGCGACGGTTTGTAGTTTTTGGTCCAAGATTGACTGAGCCGTGGGATCGACAATGTGATAGAGGGGGATCTTGATATCCTTCATGAACGCTTCTGAAACCTTGTGCCAAGTATTCGAAACGCAGATGATGAAATCGGCTCCGGCTCTCTCCAAACTGAGCGCCTTTCCATGCAAGTACTCTGCTCCCTCATCCCAAAGGTCGTTGGTCACAAAATGAGCGCTGCGCTCAAAATTCATTGAGTTAATAATGATTTCGCCAGTGTGGAACCCGCCCAGTTTTGAGCGGATGTGGGCATTTATCAGCTTGTAGTATTCGGCCGTGGCCAGGTCGGTGCTGCCGCCAATGATCCCGACTGTCTTCATGGCTGCTTGAATATTCGGAGTTGAAAATTATGTTTAAATGCAGGTTTGGACAGTATCTACAGCAACTCAAATAAAGAACATGGAGCACAGATAAATACTTTTTGCCAGCATCTGTTCACAACGGCTAGAGACGGACTGCTTGATTCAAGCATCCTAAGTGGGCCAGCTATCTCCAGGCTCCCAATGTCATGGAACGCCCTACAAGCCGAAGGGCGCAGAACCGGGGAAATTGATCGATCTGCTTTGAGCGCTAAACAAACTACGCAGAACAGTGGAAGCCTTTTTTGTGGCGTCTTTCCACTTGTAGCATTACATGCAAAGTGTGTTGTACTCGATAAGGCATGACATGTAAAACGACGATACGCCTGCATCTACAAGCAACTTTAAAGCCAGCTTTATCTTCCATCTGTTGATGCGGCCCTTCTAGTGCAGAGTACACAGCAACTACACGCACTGACTTGAATGTAGGGAAATTATATGTAGCGTGGGCCTTTAGATAGAAAGCGAGACCTATAGTTTGAAAGCAACACATCAAGTTAGAGAGCAACAGACACCTAAGCTAGCTGATCGCCATAATTTAGCAAGCAAAGTCTCCGTTACCATGGACCGTATATCGGACTGGATTTCGGCGTCTTCCAGTTGAGAAGATGAGTCACGATTAAACCCGCAATCACTATTCTATCTCAACAAATAACACGACTGCCTTTCCTCATATTTCCGCCGAAGCTagcccttcttctctattGGAAATTGATATATGCCAAAACGGACGTATctatcctcttctccaaatcCAGGAATGTCAACCATTTTCTCTTCGTTAATATCCATCGACACGCGCCAACGAGTCCCCGTTTTCGCCCCAACCTCGTTCCACAGTCTCTGCAGGCTTTCCTCGTTATGTAAGAAtgactttcttcttccctgccTCTCTCGTGGACTGTGGGTCCCAATCTGTCTGCCGAAGATTATTGCATCAACGGTTTCTGGATGCATGAAGCGCACTATTCGCATTCCGATGACAACTTGCTCTTCCCACGTGAATAAATGGAAGAAATTCCCAGCATGCACAAGCGTGATTTTGCCGTTTAAAATGCCGAGAGCCTCATCGTCGGGATTCAACATATCGCCGGCCGCAAAAGTCAACCCGCTGGCTTCATCGCGGAATAGCTCTGCGCCAATGGAAATAAATTCAGGGTGCAAGTCTGTACCAAAGAGGCGCGTCGGGTCGATTCCATCTTGCACCAGCTTTCGCAGTAGCTGGCCAACGCAGCACCCAATATCAAGGAGCGCCTCTGGGTAGCTTGATGCGGCACCAGAATCAGCCGAGCGTCTCAACCGCTCGACTACAGTGTAGAAATGAGGGTCGCGTACACTTTGTAGGTTGAGAAAGCTCCATCGGCCAATGCACGGGTACATGGCCACTTCCCAGAGTCTCTCACGCTGCCGAAAGACATTAGAAGGTCATTTCCATCTAGGATAACGAATCGACGCACTCCTTACCGTTCTAAGAAGTAAGCCGTCAACTTCCTCAGGTGGTATGTTGCTATATTCTTCTAGCAGCTTCCGAAAAGGGCCAATGTCTTCTGGGAGATTATCCACATAGGTGAAGCGCTTCCACCGCTCCAGAGCCGATTCATCGTTCATCTCTACTGAGCCAGTTATGTAAACTTACCTTCTACAAACCCGCACAATCCCAGAGCTTCACTGGATATCCGTCTCAGATTTGAGATTTGTCCAAGTATGAAGGCGCTGAGGTGAAATATTTCGTTTTGCGAAGAGTATCATGGATATATCTTTGAATCCGGCCGCTTGACATAAAACAATTTGAGAAAATTTATTTCTCATTAGTTCATCGAGGAAAACAAGACTCTTTCCCCCTCCACGCTATGATGGATGAGTTTTAGGCACGAAGTTCGGATATCGGTGCTTCTAAGATCCGACATGAATGACATTGGATGATAGAGGTCTAGAACGTGAAAATTGTCTTCAGGAGCTCTACATAGCAGCTCTGGGTTAATTTTAACGACTGAATTAAATAATTGGTGCAGCCGTTATTTGTTTGCGGtatgtcttttcttctcttgagATAGTACTCTCGAGACAGTAACAGCCTATGCAAAGCATTCCTATGATTCAGTTAGGCAACTGCAAAGAGTGTCACCTGAAAACCGTCTTCACAAATGCACTCTTAGATACTCACCGCTTATACCCAATGGATAACATATGGACATCCTACCATTGCTAAAGCCAATCACAATGCCATTTTACCGCGGTTTGGTGTGCTGAGGCAATGATTCGGCTATTTGAGTAAGCAATTGTATCATTCACCAAGCATACTATATCAACCGCGATTGATACGATAACGATACATCCGTAGCCCAATTGGGAATCGAATAGTCCTTTTATTATCCTATTCTAGCAAAGCGGGCAAATACCAAATGGTCCAGTTGGCTATAGAATATGGACTGATCGGAGAATATATGATGCAAGTATTGATCGCGATGTCACATCTCGTATTCCTTGACCACTCAACGCGCTTTTGAACATACTTTGATGAGAAATCTGGTCGGATAGCGGCACTAAATCCATTCACCTTCCTATTTGAGGCCTACAGATAGTTATCTTTGATCGCCATATTCTTGCATCGACCCCGCGTCCCTATTGTGCGATTGTGATTGCATAGAGCGTAGACACAGGTACCTATATAAGGAGTCAATTCTACTCAACGCCCTACCAAGTAGTCATGGATAGAGACTACCATCGGCCATCTCACGAAAATGTGGTTCAAGGCTGAGCTCATTAATATCCTCTTTCTCGGCTTGCCCGTTGCTGTAGTATCGAAGCCGGAAGTTGGCGGAGATGGATATCTAAGATCGAGCCAAAGTACGGCTCCGAACACCACATACATTCCCAACACCTATATCGTGGAGCTTGACCAAGCCTCTGGCATCAATGCCGCGGCTCGATTTGCTCAGAAGCAGGGTGGAAAAATAAAGTATCAAGTCCGCAAAGAGTTCAACAGTGCCAAATATTTCTACGGGCTATCTCTGACCCTAGCGGATGATGCATCTCACAAAGCTGATCTGCTCAAGGTCAGCGGCGTCAAAAATGTCTGGCCGGTTCGAGTTGTGCCGCGGCCAAATCCCTTTGTTGCCGCTCCGCCAGCACCGCTAAGCAATGGCACTCTGCCGCATATCAAGGGCAGTTCGGATGTTAATAGACCACTCAAGATGGCTGGTGTAGATAAAGTACACAGCCAAGGAATCAAAGGCAAAGGTGTAAAGATTGGCATCATTGACACCGGAGTGGATTATCTTCATCCTTCTCTTGGAGGCGGATTTGGGCCTGGGTACAAGGTATCTTTTGGCTACGACTTTGTTGGAGATGATTATACCGGATATAATACGCCAGTTCCAGACAGTGATCCATTGGCTTCATGTGCGACTGGAGGACACGGCACCCATGTAGCGGGTAAGGAGTTGGCAGCCTTCATCTCAAGTATATCAGGATACAGCTAACACTTGGTATAGGTATTATTGGAATGACTGACGCCGCCAACCAAGGATTTGGCCTTGTTGGGGTAGCTCCTGAAGCAAGTCTCGGCATGTACAGGGTGTTTGGATGCGAGGGTGACTCTGGCGACGATGTCATCATGGCAGCTATGCAGCAAGCCGCAGAGGATGGCGTCGATGTCATCTCAATGTCGCTCGGCGGCCTCACATACTGGGAACAGGCATCACCGTATGTTCCACTGGCTCAGAGTATTGTGGAAAGTGGTGTAGCAATtgttgctgctcttggaAACGACGGCGACCTTGGCCCGTACGCAGTATCAGCTCCAGGCTTGGCTCCGGAAGTTTTGGCAGTGGGCTCTGCAGAGAGCGAAATCTATCCAACCATTTACAAGGCAGAAAACAATCTCGGCAAGGCTTTGGAGTACATTTCAGTCTTACCCTTCATCTCTGACCAGCCCATTACCATTTTCGAGGCTGGCAGTGGGCTAGACATACCTATCACGGAGGAGCAGACCGGTGGGTGTGATCCCAGCGTATGGACAGCCGCACAGAGTGCCATTACAGATGGAGCACACACGGCGGTTTTGATCTACAATACGATATACTGTGGGCTTGGGACTTATTCAGATCAGCTGTTGGCACTAAACGTGACAACTGTCATATACTACACCGATGACCCAAACACTCCGATTCTCCTGGACGAGCCGGGGACAACGGATCCATTCAATATTCTCTTCCTTGCATATGACCAATCGCAACAGATTGTCAAGGATATTGCCAGTCTTGGTTCTGGTAAAAAGTACACGCTGAGCTTCAAGTCTTCTGTTGTTCAAGACTTGCCTAATCCAGCTGGCCACACCATTGACTATTTCTCTTCCATCGGTCCGACGGTTGAGATGACAGTAAAGCCCcagctttcttctccaggAGGAAATATTCTCTCAACATTCCCGCTTTCAGCCGGAGGCTATGCCGTGTTGTCAGGTACCTCAATGGCTACGCCCTTTACTGCTGGAGTTTATGCCTTGATCAAGTCTCAATCGCCAAAACTCAGCATCGCGGAGATCACTTCTCTTATGCAGTCAACCGCAGTGCCCATGAAAGCACAAAATCTGAACATTATTTCTTCCGTCACACAGCAAGGAGGTGGATTAATTAATGCGTATGCAGCAGTTGCTGCCGACTCTCAGATATCGCCGTCTCAGCTGAGTTTGCTCGACTCGCCAAAGCCAGCAAAGCAATCCATCACTATCAAAAATACCTCCAAGAAAGCCAAGACCTATTCCATCTCCCATTCGGGTGCTTCATATATCCGCACTTTGACTAATTTCACGGGAGGGACGGAAGCGTCATTCCTGAGATTCACTCTCGGCCACGAGGCGAAATACGCTACCGCTCAATTTTCCAAGTCGAGGCTATCCCTACAGCCTGGTCAGTCAACGACGGTAGAGGTTCAGTTTACGGCTCCCGACGAACCTCACCCAGAGTCAGAGCCTGTTTACTCAGGCTATGTCAAGATTGCTaccgacagcagcagctacgTCGTGCCATATCTTGGTGTGCCGTATACCAGAAATGATGTGGATTACCTTGGGCATAATACGACGGCATGGGTAGGAAACGACACACCATTCGTGGGGTCAGATGTAACAGAGCCGGGTGAAGTCAACATCGGCAATTACAGCATCTTGGGCCGCGATGGCTCAGTACCAGCCGACCTGCTTGTGCCCGTCACTGGCTTTACCGTCGTGCAGCCCACCAACCTGGTTCGCCTGGATGCTGTGCCTGTGAATACCAGTTTTGTGCCGACATTTTACGGCTTTGATCCGTCTGTCAAGTTTGATGTTTCAGATGTAGATGTACCACTATATGAGGGCTTCCTGGGCGTTCCAACGTATGGGGTCTTGTCCGTGTGGGGTATTGGCGACATCCCTCCTGGAATAGACCCCCGGACCGTTGTAGCTTGGCCCAACCCGAACGTTGTAAGTGGCTTCATCTTGGAATGGCCGCTTTTCATGTACGAGAACGGCACGGACTTCAACATCACGTCTGGAGCTTTCCGGCCATTGCTGCGCGTTTTGCGCTATGGAAACAATGGCACGGCCCCTGAAGATTATGAATCGTGGCTGGGTCCCATCACCAACGTATACACGACATAGAGGGGATGGATTACCTGTATTAACAGAGGACCCCTTCTCAGCAACTAGGCTATGTAACGTGCGGGAGATGAATGCAGAGCGGTTTCTTATGCTACACCACTTGTACTTGGCCCCTCGTGAAACTTGCAGATTTATGACCTGTAAgatctctctccttttctgttTATTTTACGATAAGACAACAACTAGCACAAGCTACTACCCAGTAACATACTCTACAACCCACATGTCTCTAGTCGCAGTACTAGTGTCTACAAGTCCACAACCCATGAGCTGCCTTTAATGCCGATGCGCCAGCGTTGCCATCTATCAAGCCGCGGCTGAGAAGAGCCGAATCTTAACCTTTGTGATTTGGGACTAGCACTATCGGACTTGACGGCCCTCCG is a window encoding:
- a CDS encoding uncharacterized protein (EggNog:ENOG41), yielding MKTVGIIGGSTDLATAEYYKLINAHIRSKLGGFHTGEIIINSMNFERSAHFVTNDLWDEGAEYLHGKALSLERAGADFIICVSNTWHKVSEAFMKDIKIPLYHIVDPTAQSILDQKLQTVALLGTKATMASTYLPNEFLTRFGINVIVPTEEEQKYVDDVIFNELAKSQFTEESRQGYLKIVDSLVSRGAQGVILGCTEIPLLIEQKDRPNIPMFNTLELHARGAAEKALSD
- a CDS encoding uncharacterized protein (EggNog:ENOG41); the encoded protein is MNDESALERWKRFTYVDNLPEDIGPFRKLLEEYSNIPPEEVDGLLLRTRERLWEVAMYPCIGRWSFLNLQSVRDPHFYTVVERLRRSADSGAASSYPEALLDIGCCVGQLLRKLVQDGIDPTRLFGTDLHPEFISIGAELFRDEASGLTFAAGDMLNPDDEALGILNGKITLVHAGNFFHLFTWEEQVVIGMRIVRFMHPETVDAIIFGRQIGTHSPRERQGRRKSFLHNEESLQRLWNEVGAKTGTRWRVSMDINEEKMVDIPGFGEEDRYVRFGIYQFPIEKKG
- a CDS encoding uncharacterized protein (EggNog:ENOG41~MEROPS:MER0047718~SECRETED:SignalP(1-21)), whose protein sequence is MWFKAELINILFLGLPVAVVSKPEVGGDGYLRSSQSTAPNTTYIPNTYIVELDQASGINAAARFAQKQGGKIKYQVRKEFNSAKYFYGLSLTLADDASHKADLLKVSGVKNVWPVRVVPRPNPFVAAPPAPLSNGTLPHIKGSSDVNRPLKMAGVDKVHSQGIKGKGVKIGIIDTGVDYLHPSLGGGFGPGYKVSFGYDFVGDDYTGYNTPVPDSDPLASCATGGHGTHVAGIIGMTDAANQGFGLVGVAPEASLGMYRVFGCEGDSGDDVIMAAMQQAAEDGVDVISMSLGGLTYWEQASPYVPLAQSIVESGVAIVAALGNDGDLGPYAVSAPGLAPEVLAVGSAESEIYPTIYKAENNLGKALEYISVLPFISDQPITIFEAGSGLDIPITEEQTGGCDPSVWTAAQSAITDGAHTAVLIYNTIYCGLGTYSDQLLALNVTTVIYYTDDPNTPILLDEPGTTDPFNILFLAYDQSQQIVKDIASLGSGKKYTLSFKSSVVQDLPNPAGHTIDYFSSIGPTVEMTVKPQLSSPGGNILSTFPLSAGGYAVLSGTSMATPFTAGVYALIKSQSPKLSIAEITSLMQSTAVPMKAQNLNIISSVTQQGGGLINAYAAVAADSQISPSQLSLLDSPKPAKQSITIKNTSKKAKTYSISHSGASYIRTLTNFTGGTEASFLRFTLGHEAKYATAQFSKSRLSLQPGQSTTVEVQFTAPDEPHPESEPVYSGYVKIATDSSSYVVPYLGVPYTRNDVDYLGHNTTAWVGNDTPFVGSDVTEPGEVNIGNYSILGRDGSVPADLLVPVTGFTVVQPTNLVRLDAVPVNTSFVPTFYGFDPSVKFDVSDVDVPLYEGFLGVPTYGVLSVWGIGDIPPGIDPRTVVAWPNPNVVSGFILEWPLFMYENGTDFNITSGAFRPLLRVLRYGNNGTAPEDYESWLGPITNVYTT